The following coding sequences lie in one Labrus bergylta chromosome 5, fLabBer1.1, whole genome shotgun sequence genomic window:
- the arhgap9 gene encoding rho GTPase-activating protein 15 isoform X3, with protein sequence MLSGTWRRSVGPQHSPAAPVMTSTGVTVCGVPTGTVVLEAQYDYNYRGADGRQVCIREGERFVLLKKTNNDWWQVRRIGAASKTKPLYVPATYVTEVPIAPMPSPQRLVMSSSLNSNLRILPRVSLSPSPTGTNYSDHHQVNKPLYRSMENLNSNSAFQGANNTTGTGGGRFPTLPLSGFSFTPNSPSSTSGHLMVPGSPAASAPDTAPRSIRGVPMITRSQSSSNLPENLTENTYDEVGGGLGSRVNHRVPKKSCSQWDMVGGSSKKTHLQVPTESYLPQLSWQDSPLYNEMQPEKRLSQQEPPCPAPGQQPLQVLDLWEQYCDTSTGRSYYINTITKERSWKPPRRARVQTNDKVSTVQPQTFPRETSHLSLPLAEAGNGTIHRSMQRAVSSDTLSTTAFSNANIQSHNCSHLHDAKQQLSHSQSMILPENGKLVQQCRDYSCNVTNIVVEPPSSESSPDSEGGTPELEKAGLLNKTKIAEGGRKLRKNWSPSWVVLVGNSLVFFKDPKSQTPASWRPGNSRPESSVDLRGAKLHWANELSSKKNVFRLRTVTGNEFLLQSETDSLIKEWFTTIQSVIDRLDRDNPLDNVLLYSLRRAGSVEMLEHSGDEEDRRTSLPRSSSNLENTEKKRVKSRLKKLILKRPPLQALQEKGLIKDQVFGCRLEMLCEREKSTVPRFVRLCTAAVEKRGLETDGIYRVSGNLAVIQKLRFLVNHERAVTTDGRYMFPAEFVQEEKLNLDESDWEDIHVITGALKLFFRELPEPLVPFGFFTDIVETIKMSDYLEKVHRLKCLVLNMPPPNHDTLKFMCRHLRRVLEHSDTNRMTTQNIGIVFGPTLMRPERDNGNMAVNMVYQNQAVELILSEFDHIFGIRGPS encoded by the exons ATGCTGTCTGGGACTTGGCGGCGTTCTGTAGGGCCCCAGCATTCTCCTGCAGCACCAGTGATGACCTCCACGGGGGTGACGGTGTGCGGGGTCCCCACTGGAACGGTGGTCCTTGAGGCCCAGTATGACTACAACTACCGCGGGGCTGATGGACGGCAGGTCTGCATCAGGGAGGGCGAACGGTTCGTGCTCCTGAAAAAGACCAACAATGACTGGTGGCAG GTGCGGAGGATCGGGGCAGCTAGTAAAACAAAGCCACTATATGTTCCTGCTACGTATGTGACAGAGGTGCCAATCGCCCCGATGCCCTCGCCGCAGCGCCTGGTCATGTCTTCCTCGCTGAACTCCAACCTCAGGATCCTGCCGAGGGTGTCCCTCAGTCCCAGCCCAACAGGAACTAACTACAGTGACCATCATCAAg TGAACAAACCCTTGTACCGCTCAATGGAAAACCTCAACTCCAACAGTGCCTTCCAGGGTGCCAACAACACCACCGGTACAGGCGGAGGGCGCTTTCCTACGCTTCCCCTCTCTGGATTTAGCTTTACCCCCAATTCTCCGAGCTCCACGTCAGGACACCTCATGGTGCCAGGGTCCCCTGCAGCCTCAGCGCCAGATACAGCACCAAGGAGCATCAGGGGGGTGCCGATGATCACTCGCAGCCAGAGCTCCAGCAACCTGCCAGAAAACCTGACGGAGAACACTTACGACGAGGTGGGCGGGGGACTCGGCAGTCGCGTCAACCACAGGGTTCCCAAAAAGTCCTGCAGCCAGTGGGACATGGTGGGAGGGTCAAGCAAGAAAACCCATCTTCAG GTCCCCACAGAGTCATATCTGCCCCAGCTTTCGTGGCAAGACTCCCCTCTTTACAATGAAATGCAGCCAGAGAAACGTCTATCTCAGCAGGAGCCGCCTTGCCCCGCCCCCGGTCAGCAGCCTCTTCAGGTCCTGGACTTGTGGGAGCAGTACTGTGACACATCCACCGGGAGAAGCTACTACATCAACACCATCACCAAGGAGAGGTCGTGGAAACCCCCTCGAAGGGCCCGTGTGCAAACCAACGACAAG GTCAGTACAGTACAACCTCAGACGTTTCCACGGGAAACCAGTCATCTGTCTCTACCACTTGCTGAAGCTGGCAATGGAACTATACACAGG AGCATGCAGCGGGCCGTCTCCTCTGACACCCTGAGCACGACAGCGTTCAGCAACGCCAACATCCAGTCACATAACTGTTCCCACCTGCATGATGCCAAGCAGCAGCTCAGCCACTCGCAGTCTATGATCCTGCCTGAGAACGGCAAG CTGGTCCAGCAGTGCAGAGATTACTCCTGTAACGTGACCAACATCGTTGTGGAGCCTCCGTCATCTGAGAGCTCTCCAGACAGCGAAGGCGGCACACCG GAGCTGGAGAAGGCCGGCCTCTTGAACAAGACAAAGATTGCAGAAGGAGGCCGGAAACTGAG GAAAAACTGGAGCCCTTCGTGGGTGGTGTTGGTCGGGAACAGTCTGGTTTTCTTCAAAGATCCTAAATCACAGACGCCTGCCAGCTGG AGACCAGGAAACAGCCGACCAGAGAGCAGCGTGGATTTAAGGGGAGCAAAGCTGCACTGGGCCAACGAGCTGTCCAGCAAGAAGAACGTCTTCAGG CTGAGGACAGTGACGGGTAACGAGTTCCTGCTGCAGTCGGAGACGGACTCTCTGATCAAAGAGTGGTTCACCACCATCCAGAGCGTCATCGACAGGCTG GACCGTGACAACCCGTTAGACAACGTCCTCCTGTACTCCCTGAGGCGAGCGGGCAGCGTTGAGATGCTGGAGCACAGCGGAGACGAGGAGGACAGGAGAACATCAC TCCCTCGCTCTTCGTCCAACCTGGAGAACACggagaagaagagagtgaagtcTCGGCTAAAGAAGCTGATCCTGAAGAGACCCCCTCTGCAGGCGCTGCAGGAGAAAGGCCTCATTAAGG ATCAGGTGTTTGGATGTCGTCTGGAGATGCTCtgcgagagagagaagagcacGGTCCCTCGCTTCGTCAGACTTTGCACCGCCGCTGTGGAGAAGAGAG GGCTGGAGACTGATGGTATCTACAGAGTGTCTGGAAACCTGGCGGTGATTCAGAAACTACGTTTCCTGGTGAACCATG AGCGAGCAGTGACTACAGACGGTCGCTACATGTTCCCAGCGGAGTTTGTACAAG AGGAGAAGCTGAATTTGGACGAGAGTGATTGGGAAGACATTCATGTCATCACTGGAGCTTTGAAATTGTTCTTTCGGGAGCTTCCAGAGCCTCTGGTGCCCTTCGGCTTCTTCACTGACATTGTGGAGACgatca AGATGTCGGACTACTTGGAAAAAGTTCATCGTCTGAAGTGTCTTGTGCTCAACATGCCCCCTCCGAACCACGACACGCTGAAGTTTATGTGTCGCCATCTCAGACG
- the arhgap9 gene encoding rho GTPase-activating protein 15 isoform X1 — translation MLSGTWRRSVGPQHSPAAPVMTSTGVTVCGVPTGTVVLEAQYDYNYRGADGRQVCIREGERFVLLKKTNNDWWQVRRIGAASKTKPLYVPATYVTEVPIAPMPSPQRLVMSSSLNSNLRILPRVSLSPSPTGTNYSDHHQVNKPLYRSMENLNSNSAFQGANNTTGTGGGRFPTLPLSGFSFTPNSPSSTSGHLMVPGSPAASAPDTAPRSIRGVPMITRSQSSSNLPENLTENTYDEVGGGLGSRVNHRVPKKSCSQWDMVGGSSKKTHLQVPTESYLPQLSWQDSPLYNEMQPEKRLSQQEPPCPAPGQQPLQVLDLWEQYCDTSTGRSYYINTITKERSWKPPRRARVQTNDKVSTVQPQTFPRETSHLSLPLAEAGNGTIHRLTPDFLFGNHQRNNDSGWQMKQSMQRAVSSDTLSTTAFSNANIQSHNCSHLHDAKQQLSHSQSMILPENGKLVQQCRDYSCNVTNIVVEPPSSESSPDSEGGTPELEKAGLLNKTKIAEGGRKLRKNWSPSWVVLVGNSLVFFKDPKSQTPASWRPGNSRPESSVDLRGAKLHWANELSSKKNVFRLRTVTGNEFLLQSETDSLIKEWFTTIQSVIDRLDRDNPLDNVLLYSLRRAGSVEMLEHSGDEEDRRTSLPRSSSNLENTEKKRVKSRLKKLILKRPPLQALQEKGLIKDQVFGCRLEMLCEREKSTVPRFVRLCTAAVEKRGLETDGIYRVSGNLAVIQKLRFLVNHERAVTTDGRYMFPAEFVQEEKLNLDESDWEDIHVITGALKLFFRELPEPLVPFGFFTDIVETIKMSDYLEKVHRLKCLVLNMPPPNHDTLKFMCRHLRRVLEHSDTNRMTTQNIGIVFGPTLMRPERDNGNMAVNMVYQNQAVELILSEFDHIFGIRGPS, via the exons ATGCTGTCTGGGACTTGGCGGCGTTCTGTAGGGCCCCAGCATTCTCCTGCAGCACCAGTGATGACCTCCACGGGGGTGACGGTGTGCGGGGTCCCCACTGGAACGGTGGTCCTTGAGGCCCAGTATGACTACAACTACCGCGGGGCTGATGGACGGCAGGTCTGCATCAGGGAGGGCGAACGGTTCGTGCTCCTGAAAAAGACCAACAATGACTGGTGGCAG GTGCGGAGGATCGGGGCAGCTAGTAAAACAAAGCCACTATATGTTCCTGCTACGTATGTGACAGAGGTGCCAATCGCCCCGATGCCCTCGCCGCAGCGCCTGGTCATGTCTTCCTCGCTGAACTCCAACCTCAGGATCCTGCCGAGGGTGTCCCTCAGTCCCAGCCCAACAGGAACTAACTACAGTGACCATCATCAAg TGAACAAACCCTTGTACCGCTCAATGGAAAACCTCAACTCCAACAGTGCCTTCCAGGGTGCCAACAACACCACCGGTACAGGCGGAGGGCGCTTTCCTACGCTTCCCCTCTCTGGATTTAGCTTTACCCCCAATTCTCCGAGCTCCACGTCAGGACACCTCATGGTGCCAGGGTCCCCTGCAGCCTCAGCGCCAGATACAGCACCAAGGAGCATCAGGGGGGTGCCGATGATCACTCGCAGCCAGAGCTCCAGCAACCTGCCAGAAAACCTGACGGAGAACACTTACGACGAGGTGGGCGGGGGACTCGGCAGTCGCGTCAACCACAGGGTTCCCAAAAAGTCCTGCAGCCAGTGGGACATGGTGGGAGGGTCAAGCAAGAAAACCCATCTTCAG GTCCCCACAGAGTCATATCTGCCCCAGCTTTCGTGGCAAGACTCCCCTCTTTACAATGAAATGCAGCCAGAGAAACGTCTATCTCAGCAGGAGCCGCCTTGCCCCGCCCCCGGTCAGCAGCCTCTTCAGGTCCTGGACTTGTGGGAGCAGTACTGTGACACATCCACCGGGAGAAGCTACTACATCAACACCATCACCAAGGAGAGGTCGTGGAAACCCCCTCGAAGGGCCCGTGTGCAAACCAACGACAAG GTCAGTACAGTACAACCTCAGACGTTTCCACGGGAAACCAGTCATCTGTCTCTACCACTTGCTGAAGCTGGCAATGGAACTATACACAGG cTAACGCCCGATTTCCTCTTTGGAAACCACCAGAGGAATAATGATTCAGGTTGGCAGATGAAACAG AGCATGCAGCGGGCCGTCTCCTCTGACACCCTGAGCACGACAGCGTTCAGCAACGCCAACATCCAGTCACATAACTGTTCCCACCTGCATGATGCCAAGCAGCAGCTCAGCCACTCGCAGTCTATGATCCTGCCTGAGAACGGCAAG CTGGTCCAGCAGTGCAGAGATTACTCCTGTAACGTGACCAACATCGTTGTGGAGCCTCCGTCATCTGAGAGCTCTCCAGACAGCGAAGGCGGCACACCG GAGCTGGAGAAGGCCGGCCTCTTGAACAAGACAAAGATTGCAGAAGGAGGCCGGAAACTGAG GAAAAACTGGAGCCCTTCGTGGGTGGTGTTGGTCGGGAACAGTCTGGTTTTCTTCAAAGATCCTAAATCACAGACGCCTGCCAGCTGG AGACCAGGAAACAGCCGACCAGAGAGCAGCGTGGATTTAAGGGGAGCAAAGCTGCACTGGGCCAACGAGCTGTCCAGCAAGAAGAACGTCTTCAGG CTGAGGACAGTGACGGGTAACGAGTTCCTGCTGCAGTCGGAGACGGACTCTCTGATCAAAGAGTGGTTCACCACCATCCAGAGCGTCATCGACAGGCTG GACCGTGACAACCCGTTAGACAACGTCCTCCTGTACTCCCTGAGGCGAGCGGGCAGCGTTGAGATGCTGGAGCACAGCGGAGACGAGGAGGACAGGAGAACATCAC TCCCTCGCTCTTCGTCCAACCTGGAGAACACggagaagaagagagtgaagtcTCGGCTAAAGAAGCTGATCCTGAAGAGACCCCCTCTGCAGGCGCTGCAGGAGAAAGGCCTCATTAAGG ATCAGGTGTTTGGATGTCGTCTGGAGATGCTCtgcgagagagagaagagcacGGTCCCTCGCTTCGTCAGACTTTGCACCGCCGCTGTGGAGAAGAGAG GGCTGGAGACTGATGGTATCTACAGAGTGTCTGGAAACCTGGCGGTGATTCAGAAACTACGTTTCCTGGTGAACCATG AGCGAGCAGTGACTACAGACGGTCGCTACATGTTCCCAGCGGAGTTTGTACAAG AGGAGAAGCTGAATTTGGACGAGAGTGATTGGGAAGACATTCATGTCATCACTGGAGCTTTGAAATTGTTCTTTCGGGAGCTTCCAGAGCCTCTGGTGCCCTTCGGCTTCTTCACTGACATTGTGGAGACgatca AGATGTCGGACTACTTGGAAAAAGTTCATCGTCTGAAGTGTCTTGTGCTCAACATGCCCCCTCCGAACCACGACACGCTGAAGTTTATGTGTCGCCATCTCAGACG